The Entomobacter blattae nucleotide sequence AGTTCTGAAGCGTAGTTCTGAGGCATAGTCCTGGGGGGCATGATCTTGGGGACTGGGGTGAAGGAGAAGAATGAAAACCGCTCCCTTACGGTGAAGTTTGCTGATTCTAGGAGACGGGCTTATTCTGTTATGGCGGCGTCGGGGTTAAAGTACATCTGGTCGAGGGCTTTAACTTCTACTGTTTGAATAATACGAACCCCAATATTGTATTTGATCATAAGGGTAGAGAGTTGTTGGCCATCTATGAGAACAATATGGGGAACATTTTTTATTGTCTCCCGTGCATCGGTTGTAAAGGATGATGTGGTAATAAAAAGACCTTTTTTTGCGTGTTTGAGCTGAAGGGCCCCTAAAAAACCGCGCACCTGCTCAGCAGTAATTTTATTTTCAGCACTGTATCGTTTGGCTTGCAAATAGATATGTTCAATACCGAGCTCGTCTTGTTTGATCACACCATCGATCCCGCCATCTCCTTTGCCGCCGATATGCTGGCCGGCATCTTCTTGAGAGCTGCCATAGCCCATAGCTAAAATAAGATTGATGATGAGGCGCTCAAAAAATTCAGGGGACTGTTGCAGAATATTTTCAATCAGCTGGTCCTTAAGTTCATTATGAATGGCTGTAAGAGCTTGGGTAATTTGTTCATCTGGTGTGATTTCCGCTGTGTCGGTGATCTTTTCTTCTTTTGCCCCTTCTGATGGGTTTGTTGAAGATCCAGCTTCTGTAAATTCTCTAAAGCTGGGATAGTGAGCTAAATCCCATTTTGTAATTTGTTTTGGGTTGGCTTCCAGCAGCTTTTTTCCGGCCGGGGTAATGCTAACCATTCCACGGGCAGGCTGGATAACAAGGCCTGCTTTTTTTAGATAGGTTTTAGCCCAGCCGGCGCGTGAGGCAACAACAGTTGCTGTGCCTGTTGGCTGCAGGATTTTGCGTTCCTGTTCAGAAAGATGCAGGATATCGGCAGCCTTTTTAATGAGTTCCTGCATCGTCGATGTCTTTTTTTCAGCACAAAGATGTAAAATAGGGAGCATGAACTTATCAAAGGTCGGGATACCCTTATGGATTATCTGCTCTGCTTTGGTTCGCCGTTTGGGGATGACGTGTTTCATAGGGGTAATGGGGGTGGCTCACTCACTGCATTTTCAACTATGCTATTATCTACGTGCTGATCTGCCGTGTTGGCCGCCAAAGGAGAGGGGGCTAAATAGCGCATCAGCAACGCATAGGAGAGGGAAACCCCAGGAGGAATAGGAATATACACCGTATGGCCGTCTCCTGGAGCAATATCAATTTTCTGCCCCTTTTTATTTTCCATATCATCAAGCGTAAAGGAGATATTGCCTTGAGGGGTCATAAGTTCTAGCTGGTCGTTCATGCAAAAGCGGTTTTTAACCGTAACCTCTGCGAGTGCGCCTTGACGCTTGCCAGTCAGTTCGCCAACAAATTGCTGCTTTAACGAAACGGAAGAGCCGGTTTGGTAGTTCTGGTATTTATCGTGGCTATGGCGGCGTAGAAAGCCCTCGGTATAGCCACGATGGGCTAGGGCTTCCAAGGTGTCCATCAAGGTTTCATCAAAGGGGCGGCCAGCAAGGGCATCGTCAATGGCTTTACGATAAACCTGGGCTGTGCGGGCACAATAATAATGGGATTTGGTCCTGCCTTCAATTTTTAGGGATGTGACCCCGATATTCACCAGCTGGCCCACATGTTGAACCGCCCGCAGATCCTTCGAGTTCATGATATAGGTGCCGTGCTCATCTTCAAAGGCTGTCATTTCCTCATCGGGGCGACGGCCTTCACGCAGAATAAAAACATCTTCTGTGGCGGGGCCTTCTCCCAAGGTGGGCGGGGTTTTGGCGGGGAGGCTTACAATTTCCCCTAATTCATTCTCTGTGGCTTGTTCTACTCCATACTCCCATCGACAGGCATTTGTGCATGTTCCTTGGTTAGCATCGCGGTGGTTGATATACCCCGAAAGCAGGCAACGCCCAGAATAGGCCATGCACAAAGCCCCATGCACAAAGACTTCTAGTTCAATATCAGGCACATTCTGGCGGATTTCCTCAATTTCCTTAATGGAAAGTTCCCGCGAGAGAATAACCCTTTCCAACCCCATCTGTTTCCAGAATTTTACAGAGGCCCAGTTGACGGCATTAGCCTGGACAGAAAGATGAATAGCCATTTCTGGAAAACTCTCTCTTACCATCATAATCAAGCCCGGGTCAGACATAATAAGGGCATCAGGATGCATGGCCACCACTGGCTCTAGGTCTTTAATAAAGGTTTTGAGCTTGGCATTATGAGGGGCGATATTCACCACAACATAAAAGCGCTTTCCCAGAGCATGGGCTTCATCAATGCCGATTTTAAGAGTCTGGTGGGTAAATTCGTTGTTGCGTACACGTAAGCTATAGCGGGGTTGGCCCGCATAAACAGCATCTGCCCCATAGGCAAAGGCATAACGCATCGCTTTTAATGTACCAGCAGGGCTAAGAAGTTCAGTTTTCGAGGGGGTGGTGGGGGTCATATGATCTGGGGTATTTGCTGTGGGAAGAAAAAGATATTGTGAGGCATAATGCCAACAGGGCGCGTGAAATACAATTCCTAATTTAAAAGAGGGTCTGGGGATAAAACCAGAACCAGCTTTTAAATGAACGCGTATCTCTCGCCAACTTAACTGCGAACTGCATTACTGCAGGGAAATCTATGGTCATTGAAAAAGAACCACTTGAAGGCCTTGCAGAAAGTAAGCAGTTAGCCTTATTCCGTCATTTGACAGCTCTCGTGTTGTTAACGATATTGTTCTTGCCTGTAGGGGCTGGTTCTCTTTCGTTTTTACGGAATATTGTTGCTTGTTTGATGAAGTGTTCTTGTTGATGTGTTTTTTCGTTGCATTGGCAGCTTCAGCTTTTCTTACAAAGACGTTTGTTGCAATTTTATATTGCAATTTTACTGGGCTTATCCATTCTTAAGAAGAAGAGTGTCGTCTCTCTCAGAGAGTTTTATATTTCTAAATATATATCTTCAGTATTGTAATAATAGATACAGTTATGGTGGTTATTTATTGTCATTATCAAAGAAATTAAGGAGTATATTATGATCAATACAGAAATACATCATAACCTTAAAAAATGATTGAAGAAAAAACTCCTATCAAGCTTGTCTATACATTTTACATGATCCAAAAACACGTCATATTCTGGTGAATGAAAACATTATTTCAGATATTCATAAAATGACCAAAGAGATAAAAACAGCACAGGACAAGCCTCTTATCTTATTGTCAAGTCCATGAGCAGACTAAGGAAAAAATAAAAGAAAGAAATAATTTATGAGCAGAAATTCAAGATCTTGAAAAAGGTCACACCGTAAGCATCCGGACCAGTGGCATCATAAAGGGCAGCATGATATTGCTCTTCTTGATGAGATAATTTGATGAAATAGAATGCTCATCTTGAAAAAATAATTAAAGAATTTTTAGCAAGAAACTAATAAAAAATATGAGTGATTATCTACTTTTAATCTAAACAGCAGTTAATATAAAAGTCTGTATATTACGGAATAGTACTTTTATCTCCGAAAAAATTAGTTGGACAGATACAGAAAGATGGATAACCAAAACATCCGCATTCGTCTTAAGGCATACGATCATCGTGTCCTTGATACCAGCACGAAAGAAATCGTGAATACGGCAAAACGTATGGGTGCGCAGGTACTCCGTTGGAGAGAGACCGAGATGAACCGCTTTGCTTAATCAATAATAATAAAACAAAAAATCACACCCGTTTTTTACTGGTGGATACGAAGATTAAAATTTTTTAATCGTAAGAGGTACTCTTATTTCGATGGTACAATCGATATATAAAATTGTTTTAACGTGTTTTTATGTTTTATAAACTAGGTCTAGCATTGATGAGACGCAAATATTGCAATATTCTTCACCACCCGCTTTCCAGACCGGTTGCTGGTCTTACAATTTTTCTATTTTTCTATTTTTTATATGCGTCTCTTTTTAGGCCTGATGCTCTTTATCGTGATGATAATATACGCCATTATGTCGGTCAATTATTCTGGGTTGATGAAGGGCGAGTTTTAAGTAAATTATCGATTAATTTATTCACCTTGTCAGATGGTGCTTATCTTTCTTCTTTCCCGCAGCTTTTTGCTGTTGGCCTTATGGCAGGGACAACATTTTGGGCTGCACAAGAAATTTTTGGGCAGATCA carries:
- the trhP gene encoding prephenate-dependent tRNA uridine(34) hydroxylase TrhP, translating into MTPTTPSKTELLSPAGTLKAMRYAFAYGADAVYAGQPRYSLRVRNNEFTHQTLKIGIDEAHALGKRFYVVVNIAPHNAKLKTFIKDLEPVVAMHPDALIMSDPGLIMMVRESFPEMAIHLSVQANAVNWASVKFWKQMGLERVILSRELSIKEIEEIRQNVPDIELEVFVHGALCMAYSGRCLLSGYINHRDANQGTCTNACRWEYGVEQATENELGEIVSLPAKTPPTLGEGPATEDVFILREGRRPDEEMTAFEDEHGTYIMNSKDLRAVQHVGQLVNIGVTSLKIEGRTKSHYYCARTAQVYRKAIDDALAGRPFDETLMDTLEALAHRGYTEGFLRRHSHDKYQNYQTGSSVSLKQQFVGELTGKRQGALAEVTVKNRFCMNDQLELMTPQGNISFTLDDMENKKGQKIDIAPGDGHTVYIPIPPGVSLSYALLMRYLAPSPLAANTADQHVDNSIVENAVSEPPPLPL
- a CDS encoding restriction endonuclease; the protein is MKHVIPKRRTKAEQIIHKGIPTFDKFMLPILHLCAEKKTSTMQELIKKAADILHLSEQERKILQPTGTATVVASRAGWAKTYLKKAGLVIQPARGMVSITPAGKKLLEANPKQITKWDLAHYPSFREFTEAGSSTNPSEGAKEEKITDTAEITPDEQITQALTAIHNELKDQLIENILQQSPEFFERLIINLILAMGYGSSQEDAGQHIGGKGDGGIDGVIKQDELGIEHIYLQAKRYSAENKITAEQVRGFLGALQLKHAKKGLFITTSSFTTDARETIKNVPHIVLIDGQQLSTLMIKYNIGVRIIQTVEVKALDQMYFNPDAAITE